In Chryseobacterium oranimense, a single window of DNA contains:
- a CDS encoding ACP phosphodiesterase, translating into MNYLAHSFLSFTDGQVVGQFLEDFIRNKDRYSFPKDIQDGITMHRAVDTFTDSHPAIHEAKKVFSPLVRLYAGAFVDVAMDYFVATDLSLNSPAEWKAHSLRVYRVLHEHEEWLPENFKKMLAKMEHDDWLYNYREDWGIKFSMRNVLNKAKYLNPDIPVFEAFLENKPFLQECYNHFFPDLLAHAKEVNSLIQMDNK; encoded by the coding sequence ATGAATTATTTGGCCCATTCTTTTCTTTCTTTTACTGACGGACAGGTCGTAGGACAGTTTCTTGAGGATTTTATCCGTAACAAAGACCGTTATTCTTTTCCTAAAGATATTCAGGACGGAATTACGATGCACAGGGCAGTGGATACGTTTACCGATTCCCATCCCGCTATCCACGAAGCCAAAAAGGTATTTTCCCCTTTAGTAAGGCTGTATGCCGGGGCTTTTGTGGATGTTGCCATGGATTATTTTGTAGCCACAGACCTTTCCCTGAACTCCCCGGCTGAATGGAAGGCTCATTCATTAAGAGTATACAGAGTGCTGCACGAACATGAAGAATGGCTTCCTGAGAATTTCAAAAAAATGCTGGCCAAAATGGAGCATGACGATTGGTTGTACAATTACCGTGAAGATTGGGGCATCAAATTCAGCATGCGGAATGTTCTGAATAAAGCCAAATACCTGAATCCGGATATCCCTGTTTTCGAAGCATTCCTGGAAAACAAACCGTTTCTTCAGGAATGTTATAACCATTTCTTTCCTGATCTCCTCGCACACGCCAAAGAAGTCAACTCACTGATTCAAATGGATAATAAATGA